In one Argonema galeatum A003/A1 genomic region, the following are encoded:
- a CDS encoding SIMPL domain-containing protein, which translates to MKGSFLVELILNSPNWSKTLHLLLAVLNLTLSSPVLAQEQGQTQGMLLRTITVTGRDVEMIPTTITQVELGVEVQGKTAVQVQQEAARRSSAVVELLRSRNVEKLQTTGIRLNPNYSYENNVQRLTGYTAANTVSFRIDTQRVGNLLDEAVQAGATRIDGISFVASDNALAAAQQQALRSATQDAQKQADAVLSALNLTRREVLSIQVNGASPPPPRPLLRAEATLDAQPSTPVVGGEQQVEASVTLQIRY; encoded by the coding sequence ATGAAAGGAAGCTTTTTAGTCGAGCTAATTTTGAATTCACCTAATTGGTCAAAAACCCTGCATCTATTGTTGGCTGTACTAAATCTGACGTTGAGCAGTCCGGTTTTGGCGCAAGAGCAAGGTCAGACACAAGGTATGCTCCTGCGAACCATCACGGTTACGGGTCGGGATGTCGAAATGATTCCTACAACTATAACACAGGTGGAGTTGGGCGTAGAGGTTCAGGGTAAAACAGCAGTTCAAGTGCAGCAGGAAGCGGCCAGACGGTCATCTGCGGTAGTGGAACTGCTGCGATCGCGTAATGTCGAAAAATTGCAAACCACAGGCATCCGGCTAAATCCCAACTATAGCTACGAAAACAACGTACAGCGCCTCACGGGATACACCGCCGCCAATACCGTTAGCTTTCGCATCGATACGCAGCGAGTCGGCAATCTCCTAGACGAAGCCGTGCAAGCCGGAGCAACGAGGATTGACGGCATTAGTTTTGTGGCTTCAGATAACGCTCTAGCCGCAGCTCAACAGCAAGCTTTGCGGTCAGCCACTCAGGACGCCCAAAAACAAGCCGATGCCGTTTTAAGCGCCCTGAATTTGACCAGACGGGAAGTCCTCAGCATTCAGGTTAATGGAGCCTCTCCACCACCGCCAAGACCGCTCCTTAGAGCAGAGGCTACGCTGGATGCACAGCCTTCTACACCAGTGGTAGGTGGCGAGCAGCAGGTAGAAGCATCCGTTACCTTACAAATTCGGTATTGA
- the ribD gene encoding bifunctional diaminohydroxyphosphoribosylaminopyrimidine deaminase/5-amino-6-(5-phosphoribosylamino)uracil reductase RibD yields MTNDNLMMLRCLELARVALGRTAPNPLVGSVIVREGEIVGEGYHPGAGHPHAEIFALRQAGELARGATLYVNLEPCNHYGRTPPCTSALIAAGVTKVVVGTIDPDPRVSGSGIDRLREAGVDVVVGVEEDACRQLNEAFIHRVLYRRPFGILKYAMTLDGKIATTTGDSVWITDKNARILVHKLRSACDAVIVGGNTVRRDNPHLTSHQAEAHNPLRVVMSRTLNLPESAYLWQTSEAPTLVLTEKGANPDFQQLLLKRGVMVVELLQLTPANALAYLYEQGLLSVLWECGGTLAARALAEGTVQKIWAFIAPKIVGGEEAPTPVGDLGFTKMSEALTLERVTWQTIGQDSLIEGYLPAQVWAEEQRG; encoded by the coding sequence ATGACTAATGACAATTTAATGATGCTAAGGTGTCTGGAACTGGCCCGCGTAGCTTTAGGACGGACTGCGCCCAATCCCCTTGTCGGTTCGGTAATTGTTCGGGAAGGTGAGATTGTTGGAGAAGGTTATCATCCGGGCGCGGGTCATCCTCATGCCGAAATCTTTGCTCTTAGGCAAGCGGGCGAACTGGCTAGGGGTGCTACTCTCTACGTTAACCTAGAGCCCTGCAACCATTACGGACGGACGCCTCCCTGTACGTCCGCATTGATAGCCGCTGGGGTGACTAAGGTGGTGGTGGGTACGATCGATCCCGATCCGCGAGTTTCTGGAAGTGGGATCGATCGTTTGCGAGAGGCTGGGGTTGATGTGGTAGTGGGAGTCGAAGAAGATGCCTGTCGTCAATTAAATGAAGCTTTTATACATCGGGTTTTGTATCGGCGTCCGTTTGGAATTTTAAAATACGCGATGACCTTGGATGGTAAAATTGCCACGACCACTGGTGACAGCGTTTGGATCACTGACAAAAATGCCCGTATTCTGGTACATAAACTGCGATCGGCTTGCGATGCTGTGATTGTCGGTGGTAATACAGTTCGCCGGGATAACCCCCACTTAACCAGTCATCAAGCAGAGGCTCATAATCCTTTGCGAGTGGTGATGAGTCGGACGCTAAATCTACCAGAGTCAGCTTATTTATGGCAGACTTCAGAGGCTCCAACTCTAGTCTTAACTGAAAAAGGAGCTAATCCAGATTTTCAACAACTGCTGCTAAAACGGGGTGTGATGGTGGTAGAACTTCTTCAGCTGACACCTGCTAACGCCCTGGCATACTTGTATGAGCAGGGGTTGCTTTCTGTGTTGTGGGAATGTGGAGGTACTTTGGCTGCACGTGCTCTAGCAGAAGGAACTGTACAAAAAATTTGGGCTTTTATTGCCCCCAAAATCGTTGGCGGGGAAGAAGCGCCAACGCCTGTGGGAGATCTAGGATTTACTAAGATGAGCGAAGCACTTACCTTAGAACGAGTCACCTGGCAAACTATAGGCCAAGATTCCTTAATCGAGGGTTATTTACCCGCACAGGTGTGGGCAGAGGAGCAGAGGGGCTAG
- a CDS encoding N-acetylmuramoyl-L-alanine amidase, producing the protein MKFHWLLPSTVLSLFLLSSPASAGRLQSWRFDADRNRLVFTTDSGVQPKAQLLFNPTRLVIDLPGTAFVRSTVNQQLRGALRELRVGQLDSQTTRLVIELNPGYTLDPQQVRFQGISPRQWLVQLPTPSRADDRGSNTAASLDVSTGGSASVTQIEDIQVTPDGFFIRTSGPNPAVNVRRSSDRTIDIDLEGTALSPQLILKDLSVNRNGVSRIELTQVQTTPPLARLTLQVSKDSPDWQAKVSNLGGIVVLPTLGQDSATDRNNDDRLATIQSVEVSGNQLLIRANQPFTYTSGWDQSSGAYRITIPAAKLASRVREPQSNANSPVLRLRMRQVDPSTVVLLVLPASGVQIGDINQPSPQLLALPLRGSREISVPPPSRTDPVPSSVTDYPRPLPSRNPNARIVVVVDVGHGGKDVGAIGIGGLHEADVILPIGREVQRLLEKQNIQVVMTRDDDYFVDLAPRVQIARRVNADLFVSIHANAIDMTRPDINGLETYYYSSSEAERLARTIHNSILQSIGLPDRRVRQARFYVLRNNPMPAVLVEVGFVTGAEDAPRLASPAYQRQMAAAIARGILQYLQQNY; encoded by the coding sequence GTGAAATTTCACTGGCTACTACCCAGTACTGTTTTGAGCCTATTTCTGCTGTCATCTCCAGCCAGTGCGGGTAGACTGCAATCTTGGCGTTTTGATGCCGATCGAAATCGGCTAGTTTTTACCACTGACAGCGGCGTTCAACCGAAAGCGCAATTGCTTTTCAATCCAACTCGCTTGGTAATCGATCTACCCGGTACTGCTTTCGTCCGTTCGACGGTAAATCAGCAACTGAGGGGCGCACTCCGAGAGCTACGGGTGGGGCAGTTAGACTCCCAAACCACTCGTCTGGTGATTGAATTAAACCCCGGTTATACGCTAGACCCACAGCAGGTTAGATTTCAGGGAATTTCTCCCAGACAGTGGCTGGTGCAACTGCCAACCCCTTCTCGTGCGGATGATCGAGGAAGCAACACTGCCGCCTCTCTAGATGTCTCAACAGGGGGTTCTGCTTCGGTAACCCAAATCGAGGATATACAGGTGACGCCCGATGGGTTTTTTATCCGCACCAGCGGGCCTAACCCAGCGGTCAACGTGCGGCGTTCAAGCGATCGCACTATTGATATCGACCTCGAAGGCACTGCTTTATCTCCCCAATTAATCCTAAAAGACTTATCCGTTAATAGAAACGGAGTCAGCCGGATTGAGCTGACCCAAGTCCAAACAACACCGCCTCTAGCCCGCCTGACGTTGCAGGTGTCGAAAGATAGCCCCGATTGGCAGGCCAAGGTCAGCAATTTGGGTGGAATTGTGGTGTTGCCGACCTTGGGACAGGATTCAGCAACCGATCGCAATAATGACGATCGACTGGCTACAATTCAGTCAGTCGAAGTGAGTGGCAATCAGCTTTTAATCCGAGCAAACCAGCCTTTTACTTACACTAGCGGCTGGGACCAATCGTCTGGCGCTTACCGCATTACCATTCCTGCCGCTAAACTTGCCTCTAGAGTCCGGGAACCGCAGTCAAATGCAAACAGTCCCGTATTGCGGCTGCGTATGCGACAGGTAGACCCTTCTACGGTCGTACTTCTGGTACTACCCGCTTCTGGCGTGCAGATTGGGGACATCAATCAGCCTTCACCTCAACTCTTAGCCCTACCGTTAAGAGGCTCAAGGGAAATTTCGGTTCCTCCACCCAGCCGTACCGATCCTGTGCCCAGTTCAGTCACGGATTATCCCAGACCCCTGCCATCGCGCAATCCCAATGCCCGGATTGTAGTAGTTGTAGATGTGGGACACGGCGGCAAGGATGTGGGAGCAATAGGGATTGGGGGGCTGCACGAGGCAGACGTTATTCTGCCGATCGGACGAGAGGTGCAGAGGCTGCTTGAGAAGCAGAATATTCAGGTCGTGATGACGCGGGACGATGACTATTTCGTTGACCTCGCACCCAGGGTACAGATTGCTAGACGAGTGAATGCCGACTTATTCGTCAGCATCCATGCCAATGCGATCGATATGACTCGCCCCGACATTAACGGACTGGAAACCTATTATTACAGCAGCAGCGAGGCCGAACGTCTGGCCCGAACTATCCACAATAGCATCCTCCAAAGCATTGGCCTCCCAGACCGTCGGGTACGACAGGCCAGATTTTATGTCCTGAGAAATAATCCCATGCCTGCGGTTTTAGTAGAAGTTGGTTTTGTCACAGGAGCGGAGGATGCCCCCAGACTCGCTTCCCCAGCTTATCAAAGACAAATGGCAGCTGCGATCGCCCGTGGTATTCTCCAATACCTTCAGCAAAATTACTAA
- a CDS encoding amino acid ABC transporter ATP-binding protein: MQEQKPIIIAQDVHKWYGKFHVLRGVSLTVNRGEVLVIMGPSGSGKSTFIRTFNALEEYQKGQIEIDGITLGHDLRNIEAIRREVGMVFQQFNLFPHLTVLQNITLAPIWVRKRSKAKAEETAMQLLERVGILEQAQKYPGQLSGGQQQRVAIARALAMQPKIMLFDEPTSALDPEMVREVLDVMLQLAQEGMTMVVVSHEVGFAREVASRVILMDSGLIVESGTPEEFFERPQSERTRQFISQIL, from the coding sequence ATGCAGGAACAAAAACCGATCATCATTGCCCAAGACGTTCACAAGTGGTATGGTAAATTCCACGTTCTTCGCGGTGTTAGCCTAACTGTCAACCGAGGGGAAGTACTGGTAATTATGGGGCCATCGGGTTCTGGCAAATCCACCTTTATCCGCACCTTCAACGCCTTAGAAGAATATCAAAAGGGACAAATTGAAATTGACGGCATTACTCTGGGTCACGACCTCCGCAACATTGAAGCGATTCGGCGAGAGGTGGGGATGGTATTTCAGCAGTTTAATTTATTCCCTCACTTAACAGTGCTGCAAAACATCACTTTAGCGCCAATCTGGGTGCGGAAGCGATCGAAAGCAAAAGCAGAAGAAACCGCGATGCAGCTATTGGAACGAGTGGGAATTTTAGAACAAGCACAGAAATATCCAGGTCAGTTATCGGGAGGACAGCAGCAACGAGTCGCGATCGCACGCGCCTTAGCCATGCAACCCAAAATCATGCTTTTCGACGAACCCACCTCCGCCCTAGATCCGGAAATGGTGCGAGAAGTGCTAGACGTAATGCTACAGTTAGCCCAAGAAGGCATGACTATGGTTGTCGTCTCCCACGAAGTTGGCTTTGCACGTGAAGTAGCCTCACGAGTAATTTTGATGGATAGCGGCTTAATTGTCGAGTCAGGGACGCCAGAGGAATTTTTTGAGCGTCCCCAGTCAGAGCGCACCCGCCAGTTTATATCTCAGATTTTGTAG
- a CDS encoding amino acid ABC transporter permease, with product MNQPEIDNVPSAVRLSPLGWLRKNLFNTWYNSLLTIGCFWIFYQILRSFLSWAFTNAKWAVVQANFRLFLVGRYPISQSWRIWIIFVILAIMVGLSWGAIAHKLPSQLNLWLPWIWVIVFAIIFWLIGGGWGLTLVPTNLWNGLLLTIFTTIISIGLSFPLGVLLALGRQSTLPVVRWFSILYIEIIRGLPLIGILFMAQVMLPLVLPSEIRLDRVLRAIAGLVLFSAAYMAENVRGGLQAVPRGQVEAARSLGFNTLLILLFIVLPQALRAVIPAIVGQFIGLFKDTSLLSLFALVELTGISRSILAQPQFLGRYAEVYLFVGLIYWVFCYSMSLASRRLEKELDVGKT from the coding sequence ATGAATCAACCCGAAATTGACAACGTTCCTTCTGCTGTCCGCCTCAGTCCCTTGGGTTGGCTGCGTAAGAATCTATTTAATACCTGGTACAACAGCTTACTCACAATAGGTTGCTTCTGGATATTTTATCAAATTCTTAGAAGCTTCTTAAGTTGGGCTTTTACCAATGCAAAATGGGCAGTTGTTCAAGCTAACTTCCGGTTGTTTTTGGTAGGTCGATATCCCATTAGTCAGTCATGGCGAATTTGGATAATATTCGTAATTTTAGCAATTATGGTTGGGTTATCTTGGGGCGCGATCGCTCACAAATTACCTAGCCAATTAAATCTCTGGCTACCTTGGATATGGGTGATAGTTTTCGCCATCATTTTCTGGTTGATTGGCGGCGGTTGGGGTTTAACGCTTGTGCCAACAAACCTCTGGAACGGTTTGCTGCTAACAATTTTTACGACGATAATTAGTATTGGTTTATCTTTTCCTCTCGGAGTATTGTTAGCTTTAGGAAGACAAAGTACACTGCCAGTAGTGCGTTGGTTTTCCATCCTCTACATTGAAATTATCAGGGGATTGCCGTTAATTGGAATTCTGTTTATGGCGCAGGTGATGTTACCTTTGGTTTTGCCATCAGAAATCAGGTTGGATCGGGTGCTGCGTGCGATCGCAGGACTTGTGCTTTTCAGCGCCGCATACATGGCAGAGAACGTGCGCGGCGGCTTGCAAGCCGTGCCAAGAGGACAGGTGGAGGCGGCCCGATCGCTGGGATTCAACACTCTGTTAATATTATTGTTCATTGTGTTACCGCAGGCGTTACGTGCTGTTATTCCAGCAATTGTCGGCCAGTTTATTGGATTATTTAAAGATACTTCGCTGCTTTCGCTTTTTGCGCTGGTGGAGTTAACTGGTATATCCCGTTCTATTTTGGCACAGCCCCAATTTCTCGGTCGCTATGCGGAAGTTTATTTATTTGTAGGATTGATTTATTGGGTGTTTTGTTATTCGATGTCGCTGGCTAGTAGGCGTTTGGAAAAAGAGTTAGATGTGGGTAAAACTTAA
- a CDS encoding rod shape-determining protein encodes MGIDLGTANTLVYVSGKGIVLQEPSVVAIDKDTMEPLAVGEEAKKMLGRCPGNVIAVRPLRDGVIADFDTAELMLKHFIRRVNEGKALVHPRIVIGIPSGVTGVERRAVMEAALQAGARDVRLIDEPVAAAIGAGLPVAEPTGNMIIDIGGGTTEVAVLSLQGTVISESVRVAGDELNESITQYMKKVHNLVVGERTAEEIKIQIGSAYPTNADEDYIMEVRGLHLLSGLPRTVTIKGPEIRESMSEPLAVIVDAVKRTLERTPPELAADIIDRGIMLAGGGALLKGLDTLISHETGIVVHIAADPLSCVVLGTGRVLENITQLDRVFSGRSRNL; translated from the coding sequence ATGGGTATCGACCTCGGTACCGCTAACACACTGGTTTATGTATCCGGTAAAGGGATTGTTCTCCAAGAACCTTCAGTGGTAGCCATCGACAAAGACACAATGGAGCCATTGGCAGTTGGAGAAGAAGCAAAAAAAATGCTGGGCCGCTGTCCCGGCAACGTGATTGCCGTCCGCCCTCTGCGGGATGGAGTCATTGCCGATTTTGATACCGCAGAGCTGATGCTCAAGCATTTTATTCGGCGGGTAAATGAAGGGAAAGCCTTAGTTCACCCCCGGATTGTGATCGGCATTCCCAGCGGTGTCACCGGAGTAGAACGACGGGCGGTTATGGAAGCAGCCCTTCAAGCAGGTGCGAGGGATGTCCGGTTGATTGACGAGCCAGTAGCAGCAGCCATAGGAGCTGGACTACCTGTAGCAGAACCTACAGGCAACATGATTATTGACATCGGCGGCGGTACAACTGAAGTTGCTGTTTTGAGTTTGCAGGGTACAGTGATCAGCGAATCAGTGCGCGTCGCTGGGGATGAGCTGAATGAATCGATCACTCAGTACATGAAAAAAGTTCATAACTTGGTGGTTGGGGAACGAACCGCTGAGGAAATTAAGATTCAGATTGGCTCAGCTTACCCAACAAATGCCGATGAAGATTACATCATGGAAGTCAGAGGTTTGCACCTGCTTTCTGGACTACCGCGAACAGTTACGATCAAAGGGCCAGAAATCCGCGAAAGTATGTCGGAGCCTTTAGCTGTGATTGTTGATGCTGTCAAGCGCACTCTGGAGCGGACTCCTCCAGAACTCGCAGCAGATATCATCGATCGCGGCATCATGCTAGCAGGAGGTGGTGCTTTACTGAAAGGTCTGGATACGCTGATCAGCCACGAAACTGGAATAGTGGTGCATATAGCAGCAGATCCCTTAAGTTGCGTCGTGTTGGGAACAGGACGGGTGTTAGAGAATATCACCCAGCTCGATCGTGTATTCAGCGGTCGCTCTCGCAACCTCTAG
- a CDS encoding amino acid ABC transporter permease — protein sequence MSNNQQSNHPKLNLWRDVRFWRFAGQFLAVLIAAIVVAILWGNLNRNLQQLGIQPGFSFLNSQAAFDIGETPISYAPSDTYSRALLVGLVNSLRVMVVGIILTTIVGITAGIARLSDNWLVRKLALIYVEIFRNTPLLLQLLFWYFAVFLTLPKVENPISVLGVIRLSQNGLELPWIQFSPEFSTLLIGITLYTGAFIAEIVRGGIQSVSRGQWEAAASLGLKPGLAMRLVIFPQALRVIIPPLTSQYLNLAKNSSLAVAIGYPDIYLVASTTFNQTGRAVEVMLLIMTIYLTISLIISLVMNLFNKSVQLKER from the coding sequence ATGAGTAATAACCAGCAGTCTAATCATCCAAAATTGAACCTCTGGCGTGATGTTCGGTTTTGGCGTTTCGCCGGTCAATTCTTGGCTGTATTGATTGCCGCAATTGTTGTCGCTATACTTTGGGGAAACCTTAACCGCAACTTGCAACAACTAGGCATTCAGCCGGGATTTAGCTTTCTTAACTCTCAGGCAGCTTTTGATATTGGCGAAACCCCAATTTCCTACGCACCTTCCGATACTTACAGCCGTGCTTTGTTAGTAGGATTGGTCAATTCTCTGCGAGTAATGGTTGTCGGAATTATCCTCACAACGATAGTCGGAATTACTGCCGGAATTGCCCGCCTTTCCGATAATTGGTTAGTGCGTAAACTAGCTCTAATTTACGTCGAAATCTTCCGCAATACGCCATTACTGCTGCAACTGCTGTTTTGGTACTTCGCTGTTTTTCTCACTTTGCCAAAAGTAGAAAACCCGATTTCGGTGCTTGGGGTTATCCGCTTAAGCCAAAATGGTTTAGAACTACCTTGGATACAGTTCTCGCCAGAGTTTTCGACATTGTTAATAGGAATAACACTTTACACGGGTGCATTCATTGCCGAAATTGTCCGGGGTGGGATTCAATCGGTGTCGCGAGGACAGTGGGAGGCGGCTGCATCTCTTGGTTTGAAACCAGGATTAGCGATGCGATTGGTCATTTTTCCCCAAGCTTTGCGAGTGATTATTCCACCGCTGACAAGTCAATATCTTAATTTAGCAAAGAATTCTAGTTTGGCAGTTGCGATCGGCTACCCAGATATTTATTTAGTAGCTTCCACCACCTTTAATCAAACTGGTAGGGCAGTAGAAGTGATGTTATTAATTATGACAATATATCTGACAATTAGCCTGATTATTTCCCTAGTTATGAATCTATTTAACAAATCTGTCCAATTAAAAGAACGATAA
- the murI gene encoding glutamate racemase, translating to MTTDTIGVFDSGVGGLTVLRELYRQLPSESILYFGDTARLPYGNRSGAEILQFVREILHWMTLQGVKMVIVACNTSSALALETVRSEFNVPILGVILPGARAAVSIGKRIGVIATPATAASNAYRHAIQEIDPTVQVWQVGCPAFVPLIEQNRINDAYTYEVAKEYLAPLLQQQIDTLIYGCTHYPHLAPVLRAILPRSIRTVDPAVYVAAAAAQELDLLGLRSTSPAQPTRFCVSGDPDRFAQLSVQWLGCTPLVEQVCLPVSVPFQQVPLESLE from the coding sequence ATGACCACTGATACAATAGGAGTCTTTGACAGCGGCGTCGGCGGTCTCACCGTCTTGAGAGAACTCTACCGACAATTGCCATCGGAATCCATACTTTATTTTGGCGATACAGCACGATTGCCCTACGGCAACCGTTCCGGGGCAGAAATTTTGCAGTTCGTGCGCGAGATTCTCCATTGGATGACGCTCCAAGGCGTCAAAATGGTAATCGTCGCTTGCAATACCAGTTCTGCTCTGGCACTAGAGACGGTAAGGTCCGAGTTCAATGTCCCCATATTAGGAGTTATCCTCCCCGGCGCTCGTGCTGCCGTCAGCATCGGCAAGCGGATTGGCGTGATTGCCACCCCCGCCACCGCCGCCAGTAATGCTTACCGTCACGCTATCCAGGAAATCGATCCAACTGTCCAAGTCTGGCAAGTCGGTTGTCCCGCATTCGTGCCCCTGATTGAGCAAAACCGCATTAACGATGCTTATACCTATGAGGTGGCGAAGGAATACTTAGCTCCTTTATTACAGCAGCAAATTGATACACTGATTTACGGCTGTACCCACTATCCCCATCTGGCACCAGTGTTGCGTGCAATTTTGCCGCGATCGATACGTACAGTCGATCCGGCAGTATACGTTGCAGCCGCAGCAGCTCAAGAACTCGATCTTTTAGGACTCAGGAGTACAAGTCCGGCACAGCCTACACGTTTCTGCGTCAGTGGAGACCCAGATCGGTTTGCTCAATTGTCAGTACAGTGGCTCGGTTGTACGCCACTTGTCGAGCAAGTGTGCTTACCCGTATCTGTTCCATTCCAGCAAGTGCCGCTAGAATCATTAGAATGA
- a CDS encoding single-stranded DNA-binding protein — protein MTLNVVNLVGRAGRDPEVKYFESGSVVCNLTLAVNRQTRNSDEPDWFNLEIWGKTAEIAANYVRKGSLIGVSGSLKFDYWQDRATGANRSKPVIRVDRLDLLGSKQDTNTSQVDNYRQEEF, from the coding sequence ATGACTCTCAATGTTGTTAACTTGGTAGGCCGTGCAGGGCGTGACCCTGAAGTCAAGTATTTCGAGTCAGGTAGCGTTGTTTGTAACTTAACGCTAGCTGTGAATCGTCAAACTCGTAACAGTGATGAGCCAGATTGGTTCAATTTGGAAATTTGGGGCAAAACGGCGGAAATAGCTGCTAATTACGTTCGCAAGGGTAGTTTGATTGGTGTGAGCGGTTCTTTAAAGTTTGACTATTGGCAAGACCGCGCCACGGGAGCAAATCGCTCCAAGCCGGTGATCAGGGTGGATCGGCTCGATCTACTGGGTTCCAAACAAGATACTAACACCAGTCAAGTAGATAACTACAGACAAGAGGAATTTTAA
- the mreC gene encoding rod shape-determining protein MreC, which translates to MYTLRRWWDRNWLQFGLVGLVIGAAWIAKQTQSAAIFEVYQLVTRPFQSNPPKQEVLADARTLELQARLEEVQSQNQKLRELLGYVSATQTKGIVAPVVGRSADHWWQQVTLGRGTQAGIKEGYIVTAPGGLVGRVISVTKNSSRVLLISDASSRVGITISRSRYMGIMRGLSGDKATIQFFERVPDVRKGDVVATSSVSELFPSGLPVGRVESVNLSQNPAPEAAIVLSAPTSYLEWVVVYPSN; encoded by the coding sequence ATGTATACGCTACGTCGCTGGTGGGATCGCAATTGGTTACAATTTGGCCTGGTTGGTCTAGTCATCGGTGCTGCATGGATTGCTAAGCAAACTCAAAGTGCCGCAATCTTTGAGGTCTACCAGTTGGTGACTCGTCCTTTCCAATCTAATCCACCCAAACAAGAGGTTCTGGCCGATGCTAGGACATTAGAACTGCAAGCACGTTTAGAGGAAGTACAAAGTCAAAATCAAAAACTACGAGAACTCTTGGGATATGTATCCGCCACTCAAACCAAAGGGATTGTAGCTCCCGTTGTGGGCAGAAGTGCGGATCACTGGTGGCAACAGGTTACTTTGGGCCGAGGAACCCAAGCGGGAATAAAAGAAGGCTATATTGTTACGGCTCCCGGTGGTTTGGTAGGTCGGGTTATTAGCGTCACTAAAAATAGCAGCCGCGTGTTATTAATTAGCGATGCCAGCAGTCGGGTTGGGATTACGATCAGCCGCAGTCGTTATATGGGTATAATGCGGGGTCTGTCAGGTGATAAAGCCACGATCCAGTTCTTTGAAAGAGTTCCAGATGTCCGCAAAGGAGATGTGGTTGCGACCTCATCAGTCAGTGAGCTTTTTCCCTCCGGTTTGCCAGTTGGTCGTGTGGAGTCAGTTAATCTCAGCCAAAATCCTGCGCCTGAAGCTGCGATCGTACTTTCAGCACCTACAAGTTACTTGGAGTGGGTGGTTGTATATCCCAGTAATTGA
- the mreD gene encoding rod shape-determining protein MreD produces MVIFGSVMLCLLSLPTRLPGMELLGLGPNWLLIWVVAWSVKRSVFSGAIAGLTLGLIQDGMTAPYPTHAISLACVGILTAFLKKQRYVEEDFISVALIVFGMALVAETVFALQFMMAFMAKTVLALQFMTMSDRNLSEIWTENQRIALTSAILSSLWAPVIYYPLNLWWEKINLLDQS; encoded by the coding sequence ATGGTGATATTTGGTTCTGTGATGTTGTGTTTGCTAAGCTTGCCCACGCGGTTACCCGGAATGGAATTGTTGGGATTGGGGCCGAATTGGTTGTTGATTTGGGTGGTTGCTTGGAGCGTCAAGCGCAGTGTTTTCTCAGGAGCGATCGCAGGTTTGACTTTGGGGCTGATTCAAGATGGCATGACGGCACCATATCCTACTCATGCAATCAGTTTGGCTTGCGTGGGAATTTTGACCGCTTTTCTGAAAAAACAACGGTATGTAGAAGAAGATTTTATTTCGGTAGCTTTAATTGTATTCGGAATGGCGCTCGTGGCGGAAACGGTATTTGCCCTTCAGTTTATGATGGCGTTCATGGCGAAAACGGTATTAGCCCTTCAGTTTATGACTATGAGCGATCGCAACTTATCTGAAATTTGGACAGAGAATCAGCGAATTGCGCTCACTTCTGCTATCCTGAGCAGTCTTTGGGCTCCCGTAATTTATTATCCGCTCAATCTTTGGTGGGAAAAAATAAACTTGCTAGATCAGTCGTAA